A genomic stretch from Coffea arabica cultivar ET-39 chromosome 10c, Coffea Arabica ET-39 HiFi, whole genome shotgun sequence includes:
- the LOC140016195 gene encoding secreted RxLR effector protein 161-like: MNQKEKFCKEDGAEKVDEGLYRSLIGCLMYLTATRPDIIQAVSLLSRYMHCASEIHFQAAKRILRYVKGTVDYGIRFSQVKNFNFHGFSDSDWAGCADDMRSTSGYCFIFGSGIFSWCSKKQDVIAQSTAEAEYVAAAAAVNQALWIRKLMTDLHMKQEDCTQIFVDNEAAISISNNPVFHGKTKHFKIKLYFLREVQKEGEVQLIFCKTEDQSADIFTKALPKERFEFLRQKLGVCSSKTKEEC, encoded by the coding sequence ATGAATCAAAAGGAGAAGTTTTGCAAAGAAGATGGAGCTGAAAAAGTTGATGAAGGGCTGTATAGAAGCTTAATAGGCTGTCTAATGTATTTGACTGCAACCAGGCCAGATATCATTCAGGCAGTGAGTCTGTTATCAAGATACATGCACTGTGCTAGTGAAATTCATTTTCAAGCAGCAAAAAGGATTTTGAGATACGTTAAAGGTACTGTTGATTATGGAATAAGGTTCAGTCAAgttaaaaatttcaattttcatggTTTTTCTGATAGTGATTGGGCTGGATGTGCTGATGATATGAGGAGCACCTCAGGTTACTGTTTTATTTTTGGGTCTGGAATTTTTTCATGGTGTTCAAAGAAGCAGGATGTCATAGCTCAATCCACTGCAGAAGCAGAATATGTAGCTGCCGCTGCTGCTGTGAATCAAGCACTATGGATAAGAAAACTCATGACTGATCTACACATGAAACAGGAAGATTGCACTCAGATATTTGTTGACAATGAGGCTGCAATTTCTATTTCCAATAATCCAGTATTCCATGGCAAAACGAAACATTTCAAGATAAAGCTTTATTTTTTGAGGGAAGTGCAAAAGGAGGGAGAAGTGCAGCTGATTTTCTGTAAAACAGAAGATCAAAGTGCTGATATCTTTACGAAGGCTCTTCCCAAGGAAAGATTTGAGTTCTTGAGGCAAAAACTTGGAGTATGCAGTTCCAAAACCAAGGAGGAGTGTTGA